Part of the Pirellulales bacterium genome, CGGTTGAACAGTGTCACCAAACAAGTCACCGCTGACCTGGGGGCGTATCGCTTTGCCGATGCGGCGCGGGCTTTGTACGACTTTGCCTGGGATGAGTTTTGCAGTTTTTATGTCGAGATTGTCAAAACCAGGCTTAGCGACCCCGCCCAGCGACCGATTGCCCAGCGACTGCTAGCAGGGACGTTGGACGTACTCTTGCGATTGCTGCACCCGATCACACCTTATTTGACGGAGGAAATCTGGTCGCTTTTGGCACAATACGCGCCGGTACGCGGTATTTCCCAGCCAGCGGCCGCGCCAGAATTTGTCATGACCGCCCCTTGGCCGGTTGCGCAAATTGCGTGGATCGAGCCTGCCAGCGAAGCGCGATTTCGCACATTTCAGGCGGTCCTGGGGGCGGTGCGGGAAATTCGCAGTAGACAGAACATTGCTCCCCGGACGCCGATTAACTTTGCGATTCGTTGCGACGCCGCGACAGCGCAATTGCTGGAACCGCTCCGCCCCTACTTTGACAGCATGGCGGGAGCAAGCCTTACCAGCAGCGGTCCCGCGACAACGCCCCCCGCGCTGGCGGCGAATACGCTTTTGCCGGGTCTGGAAATCTTTGTCGATCTGGCGGGGCATATTGATGTGCAAGCTGAGATTTCGCGCAACGAGAAAGAGTTGGAAAAGCTGCAAAGCGGAATTAGCGCTAAGGAGACCAAGTTGGCCAATGAGGGATTTGTCGCCCGCGCGCCCGCGGAGGTGGTCGCCCGCGAACGGGAACAACTGGCCGAAATGCAAGCCCGCGCGGCGAATCTGGCACAGATCTTGGCGGAATTACGCAAGTCGTAGTAGGCAGCGTCCCGCTGCCGTAAACAAACCCCGTTTCCAATGCTTTTCGGCAGCGGGACGGTGCTGGCTACATGACACAGCGCTGCCGTGAACAAATCCCGTTTTCAATGCTATTCAGCACCGGGACGGTGCTGGCTACGTTATTTAGCGTCCCGCTGCCGTGAACAAATCCCGTTTCCCATGCTATTCGGCACCGAGACGGTGCTGGCTACGTTATTTAGCGTCCCGCTGCCGTGAACAAATCCCGTTTCCAATGCTAATTCAGCACCGGGACGGTGCTGGCTACATGACACAGCGCTGCCGTGAACAAATCCCGTTTCCCATGCTATTCAGCACCGGGACGGTGCTGGCTACATGACACAGCGCTGCCGTAAACAAATCCCGTTTCCAATGCTTTTCAGCACCGGGACGGTGCTGGCTACATTCAGCCGTACCCCCCCGCAGCCGTAAACGTCATGCATCGCTAAATCTGGGTAGTACGGATGATGTTATTAAATAAGACATCTCCGGGGACCGAGAAAAGTCCGTTCGCTATACCCACGGGGGGCTCGCTCAGGCTCGACACCCGCCACCCTCCTGTTTCCCGCCTCTCGTTTCCTGTCTCCCGCCTCCCCGTCGGCGACAGAGTCGCCTCCTACAACTTCTTCCATTAAAAGCTGTGCGACAATCTCCAAAAAACTCCCTTACACATGTCCGCCGCGGCATCGTATAATAGGCAAAACGCCCAATTACGCTCATCCTGCCTTGGCGGTGTTGCTATGCCTGTGCAAATGGAACTCTCGCGAATTATCATCAGCGAGATCAACGACCAACAGATCATTTACTTGCGGGAAGTTGATGGCCCGCGCACATTTCCCATCTTGATTGGCATTTTTGAGGCGACCAGCATTGACCGCCATGTCAAGCAAGTCCCCAGCCAACGGCCCCTGACGCATGACTTGCTGGTCGGGACAGTGCAAGCAATGGGGGGAGAATTGCAGGATGTGGTGATTACCGAATTGCGGGACCACACCTATTATGCGGTGATCCGCGTCCGGCACGAGGGGGAATTGATCGAGATCGATGCCCGCCCGTCGGATGCCATCGCCGTGGCGGTCACCTGCGATCCCGTGCTCCCCATTTATGTGAGCGAGGATGTCCTAAGCGAGTTGGATGACGAAGATTTCTCCAGCTAGCCGCAAGAAGTGCAACAAATTCTTAGCCGCAAGAAAAGCAAGAGTCGCAAAAATTATGCCTTAGCTGTAAGAATTACAAAAAACACCAAAATCTCTTTCCTCCCGTCTCCCACCTCTCGCCTCCAAACTCCACTCCTCTACTCCCCACGCAATGCTCCTCCTCAAAGTTGCCGACATTGTCAAACACTTTGGGCCGGACCCTGTGCTCGATGGTGTCTCCTTTGAGGTCCGCGCGGGGGAACGGATTGGCCTGGTGGGACCAAACGGCGCTGGAAAAAGCACGCTCATGAAAATCCTGGCCGGAACTGAGTCGGCCGACAAGGGGACGCTGGAACTGCAAAGCAACACCCGTCTGGGCTACCTGGAACAACACCCCACATTTACGCCGGGCCGCACGCTCTGGCAAGAAGCCGAAACAGGGCTGGAATATTGGCTGCGCCTGGGTGCGGACGCGGAACGCGTCGCCCATGAACTGGCGGCTGCCACCGATCCGGCCGAGCATGACCGTCTGGCCCGCCAGTATGACCGCCTGCAAGAAGAGCTACGACTGCACAACGCCTACCAACTGGATCATCAGATTGAACGCGTGCTGACCGGTTTGGGATTTTTGTCTGTCCAATATGATCAAACGGTTGAAACACTGAGCGGTGGCCAACAAAATCGCCTGTTGTTGGCCAAATTACTGCTGTCCGACCCGGACATCATGCTCTTGGATGAACCATCGAATCATTTGGATATCGAGGCTACCGAATGGCTGGAGGACTTTTTGCGAGGGACTTCGCGGGCGATACTGGTCGTCAGTCATGACCGCTATTTTCTCGACCGGGTTACGCAGCGGACGCTAGAGCTTTGCAACGGGACGGTGGACAGCTTTCCGGGCAACTTTAGC contains:
- a CDS encoding bifunctional nuclease family protein, with the translated sequence MPVQMELSRIIISEINDQQIIYLREVDGPRTFPILIGIFEATSIDRHVKQVPSQRPLTHDLLVGTVQAMGGELQDVVITELRDHTYYAVIRVRHEGELIEIDARPSDAIAVAVTCDPVLPIYVSEDVLSELDDEDFSS